Genomic segment of Maricaulis maris:
CAGCCTGGCTTCATCCTAGGACGTAATGACCCGCGGATTCACCCTTCTGGAAACCCTGATCGCTCTGGTGATCGCCTCGATCACGTCGCTGGTTCTGTTGCAGTCGATCATGGCCGTGGCGCGCGGCACGGCGGGGATTGACATCGCGCTCGCCGGGGCGCTGGAGACCGAGTTCTCGCGGGAAGCGGTCAGCGACGCCCTGGCAGCCTCCGTCGCTGATTATCTGGACTCACCGGGTGCCTATACAGGCAGCACGACGCGCATTTCCGGCACGACACGGCGCCCGGTACTGACGCCGCATGGCTTGCCGACGCGGTTCGTCCTGACCCTGCAGCCGGAGGCGGGTGGCACCGCGCTGGTTTATCAGGAAGTCGGGCAACCGGCCGGTGACGGCAATGAACGCACCGGGCCACGCGAAGACAGCACGCTCACAAACGGGATCGTGGCGATGCGATTCGACGCGCAAGACCTCGAATTTCGCTTCGCCTATCAGTCCCTCTCGCGGCTCTATGATCGCGAACCGGCCGAAGCCCTCGACGCTTGGCCACCGGAGGCCGGTTTTGATCCCTGGTATGATTATTATCGCCCCCCACCGACACTTGTCATGATCGTCGATGCCGAAGATCAGGTCTTGTGGGCGATCACATCGACAGGCTGGAATGCACCGCCGATACGGGGCCGCGACCTGGAGGAGATCTTGTGAGCGAGGTCCGCAGGCGGATATCGCGCCGGGCGCGTCGCGGCTATGTCTTCCCGCTGGCGCTGTGGACGATTGCCGTTATCGCGCTCCTGCTCGGTGCCGCCTATACGGTGATGAGTGCCGCCAATTCGGTCTTCGCCCGGATCAGCGCGCGCGAGGAATCCCTGGCCGATTTCGAGGCCGCGGAGACAGATATCCTGCGCCTTCTGCTGACCGAACCCATGGGGCTGTCCTCCGTGCGCGTTGGCGGGACGCGCGATCCGGATCCGATCAGTGGCGGCTTCGGGATTGGCGGCGAGCCCCTCTCGGCGACCGGCACGCCCTATCTTCATGCCGGTGCCCATGGTCCGGTCGTGGTGCGTCTGGTCGGTACGAACGGGCTGGTCAATCTTGGCGATGATCCCGGCCCGGCGTCGCAGGCGCTATTGCTGGCGCTCGGCCTGGAGCGGGCTGATGCACAAAGACTGGCGGCACGCCTGGTCGACTTTATCGACGAGGATGACCGGCGCTTGCTGGGCGGCGCCGAGGCCGCCGATTATCCGGCTGGCCGGACGCCCCGCAATGCCCCGCTGTCCGCCGCCTCGGACGCGTGCGGCGCGCTGGGCTGGCGTGAAGAGGTGGATTGGTGCGCCGATCCGCGCCTGATGGATCTGTTTGCCTTCGCCGGCGGCCAGTCGGCCATGGGCGCGCGCCTGGTGCCGGAATACCTGTTGCGCCAGCTGGTCGGCGGTGATGTGCGCCAGCTCGACCGCGCCATGGAGGCGCTGGAGGATCGCGACCGGCTGGTGCGGTATGAGGATTTCGGAATTGACGGGCTGGAAGGTCTCGATCCCTTCAATGACAATTCCGCCCTGCCCGGGCCCAGCTTTCTGATCATCACCCATCGTCCCGACGCCGAATACATACAGTTGACGCGGATCGACCTGACGCTCGCAAACCTGTACAAACCCTATGAGATTGCGTTTTCGTATGTTGTGGGCGGATCGATTGTCGAGGGGGCGTTCCATGTCGAAGAGGCCGACGCGCTTGATGAACTTCCTCAAGCCGGTTGACCGCCGCGTGTCCGCCGCCGGCCTGGCGCCGCGCCCGGCTGGTGCGCTGGCGCGCGCGATTCTGGCCGGCGAACGCCATGTCGTCAGCCGCGCCCTGCTTCATTTTGAACGCATTGAAAGACCGGCCGGACGGGTCGATGACCGGGTGCGCCGCGCCGTCGAACTGGCGGCCCGCAATCGGGCGCCCTTCGCCGATCCCGGCCTCTTCATCGTCTGGGGTCGTCGCCATGCCGCGGCCTGGTCCTGGGACCGCGCCCTGCTGACCCGCCTGGGTGTGCCGGAGACCGCCTGGATCGTGCCGGAGCCCGCCATCACCGCGCAAGGTGACGGACAGGTCGATGGCCAGGCTGACAGTCACTGGGGTGACGGGTTCCGCCTGCGCGAATTGCAGGACGGATATGAAGGCCAGCTGAAACGCGAAGGCGAATTATTCGCCAGCCGCTTCTGGTCGCGCCAGCCGAGCCAGGCCGAGATTGATATCTTCGTGCGCAGTTGCGCCGCGCCGGCCTCCGATGCTGACAGTGCGCCGATCTCCGCCGCCGACAGGATGCAGGACCAGGCCCGCAGCTGGGCCACTCGCCTGACACCGTTGCACGCCGCCCTCGCCGCGCTGCTCCTGGTCGGCGCCCCCCTGCTGCACGCCGCCGGCACACAGGCCCGGCTGTCCTATGATCTGCATACGGCCCGGTCCGCCCTGGGCAGCGTCGTCGCCGAGAGCTCGGCCCAGTTCGATGCGCTGCAGGCCTACCAGGCCAGCACGGCCCGGCTGGACGAATACCGGTCCGCGCTCGATCTCGTTCACCCGCTCATCCCGGTGACCGATCTCGCCGAAGCCGCCCAGGCCGTCGACGGCCGACTGGAAAGCTTTGCCATCACGCCGGGCCGGGTCGACGCGGTCGTCGCCGCCGGATCCGATGTCGACCCGGCCGAGATTGTCCGCCGTCTGGAAAGCGCGCCCTCGCTCGCCAATGTCGGGATCCAGCGGGCCCGCACGCAAGGCCAATGGGAGGTTCAGGCCGACCTTGTCGCGCCGTCCGAGACCCAGGCGGAGACCCCGGCATGAGCCTTTTGTCGACAACCTTGCAACGCGCGTCCGACAGCCTGACCGTCCGGGCCAGGCTCGGCCTGATCGTGCTTGTGGCCCTGGCGGGCATTGTGGCCGCGATGGATCTGAGTGCCCGCAACACGCGCCTGGTCCAGCAATTGGCCACGGTCCGCACCGAACTTGCCGGGCGGGAAGCCGCCCTGGAACAGCGCGACTGGAACACCGTCCTGGAAGCAGCGCGAGCCGAGGTGGACGCCGCGGAATCGCGCTTTTGGCGCGGCGCGACGACCGGCCTGGCCAGCGCCCAGATCCTGGGTGCGGTGGAGAATGCCGCGCGGGTCTCCCGGCTTGCCACGCCCCGGGTGTCCGTACTGCGCAGCGAACCCCTGTCCGGCGGGGCGGTCCTGTTCGAGGTTGAGATGACCGCCCGCAGCAATGGCGGCGGCTTCGCCACATTCCTGGAAGCTGTCACCCAGGCCGAAGGCGATCTGCGACCGGCGGAGGTGGTGTGGGGTGGTCGCAACCGGCCGGTCACCATCCGCCTGATCGCACCCGCTATCATCGAAGGAGGGGCGTCATGATGTCCCTCATGCAGCTGAGATTTGGCGCCGCGGGGCTGGCCTGCGCGCTGGCTGCTGCCGCCGGCCTCCTGCTGCCACCGTCCCCGACAGCCGCGCGCCTGACCGGTCAGTCCCGCGCCCTCAACCCGCTTGACGGTCCGGACGGCGCCGATGTCGAGACACTGGTTCAGCGCCTGGGTCAGACCAATTTGTTTCCTGCCGCCCAAACCCTCGCCGCGCTCAATGGGGACGCGATTGACCCCGATGCCCCGGACCCTGCGGCCTCGGACGGTCTGGCCGCGGCCATTGCCGCGCGCCTGCCCGACATCCGCGCCCTCGTGCGGCGCGAATCCGAGTGGCGGATCCATGCGTCAGGTGAGGCGAACCTGGTCGACATCTTCGTGCCCGGCGAGGAACTATTTGACGGCTGGATGATTGCCGAGATAAGCCCGAGAACGCTCTTGCTGGAGCGGCACGGGGAAATCCGGACAATCGATGTATTTGTACCTAACAATGTAGGGCAGTGATGACTCATTTCAGGACAATCACCCTCAGCTCGATGGGTTTTCTCCTCCTTTCAGGGTGTTCGACTGCCGCATTCTCCCCGGACTCCCACCTGAATCCGGTCTTTGGGGATCGCCGCGCCGAACTTGAAAGGCAAGTCGCCGCAAGCGCAGCGGATACAGAAGCCAGCGCCGGGGCCGACACGCCTGACATGTCTGAACTGGTCACCACACGGCGGATCGTGCCGGGTAGTTCCAGCGGCATCGCCGGTGCCGGCGCGCTCAGCGCAACATTGTCTCCCGCCGGTCCCGCGATCAATGCCACCCTGCCTGCGCAACCGCTTCCAGCCTTTATCGACACGGCGCTGGGCGAAATCCTCGGCGTGCCCTACGCGCTCGGTCCCGGTGTTGCCGACCGCGACGACATCGTCGCCTTGCGCAGCGTCCGGGATATGGAGCCAGACACCTTCCTTGGCCTGTTCGGCGCCGCACTCGCCGAGTACGGCCTTGCCATCGAGGTCCAGGACGGGATGGCGCTTGTCGTCGAACGCAGCGACCTGCGCAGCAATATGCCGCAAATCATCCGCGCCCGCGCCCGCGCCGGCGTGTCAGCGCCATTGCGCCCCGTGATCCAGTTTGTGGAGTTCGATTATTCGGACGCCGCGGAAATGGACGCCATCCTGCGTCAGGCCTTTCCCGATCAACAGGAATTGTCGATCCAGGTCCGACGAGACATCAATTCCATGTCCCTCACGGGCTTGTCGGACCGCGTGGATGCCGCCATGCAGCTGATCGGCCAACTCGACCAGGCGCGCTTTGCCGGCGCCGCCGCCGTGACGCTCTCACCGCGCAATTGGGACGCTTCCGAGCTGGCACAAGCGCTCGTCGATATCCTCTCCCTGGAGGGCTATCAGGTCGGGCTCGGCACGCGCCAGGTTCGGCCCCTGTCCATGCTTGCCCTGGACCAGACCAACCAGATCCTGGTCTTCGCCCATAATGACGACACGCTGGCGCATCTGATCGCGACGGCGCGTCGGTTGGAAGACGCGGCCGAGCGTGAAGACGGGGCCCGTTCCTACGTCTACCAGGTGCAAAACACTGACGCCGAAGAGCTCGCCGGCGTTCTGCGCACCGTACTGGGCGAGGCTTCACGCCAGACAAGCGGCCCCGAGACGGAGGCGGGCGGGGACCGGAATGCGTCCGGCGGATCGCTCAACTCCCGCCTGGCAGTCGACACTTTCGGCAACCGGCTCATTTTCACCGGTTCGCGGAATGAGTACGACGATCTCACCCGTCTGCTGCAACAACTGGACACACCTGTCGCGGAAGTCCTTGTCGAGGTAACCATCGCCGAAGTGGTGTTCAGTGACAGCACGCGTTTCGGCCTGGAATTCTTTCTAAATACACTGGGCGGGGATGTGCAGATCGGTACCCAGGACGCGCTTGGCCTGTCGAGCGGCGGGCTCTCCGCTGTTGTCCGGTCCGGGCAAGTCGACATCGAAGCGGCGGCCAATGCGAGCAATTCTGCGGTCAACATCCTGTCCACGCCTCGTGTCGTCGCGCGCTCGGGCGAGTCCGCAGAAGTGCAAGTGGGTACCGATGTACCCATCATCACGTCCCAACGAGCGGCCAACACCCAGGATTCCGGCTCCACCGATATCCTGCAGTCGATCCAGTACCGATCAACCGGCGTGCTCCTGACTGTCGAACCGCGGGTGTTCAGCAGTAACCGGATCGACCTCGCCATCACGCAGGAAGTCAGTTCGGCCGATGAGAACCCCAATCAGGCCATCGGCAGTCCCATCATTTCCAATCGCAGGATGACCTCGTCGATTACCCTGCAGGATGGCCAAACGGCTGTGCTGGGTGGATTGATCAGCGAAACGGTCAATCGCGGCTCCACTGGCGTGCCACTGCTCCAGGACATCCCCCTGCTCGGCAATCTCTTCAAAACCGAAACCTTCAGCAATGACCAACGTGTGCTGCTGGTTCTCGTGACACCCTTTATCCTGAACGACCGAACAGATCGGCAAAGGATCGTCGATGCCTTCCGCG
This window contains:
- a CDS encoding type II secretion system protein, which encodes MTRGFTLLETLIALVIASITSLVLLQSIMAVARGTAGIDIALAGALETEFSREAVSDALAASVADYLDSPGAYTGSTTRISGTTRRPVLTPHGLPTRFVLTLQPEAGGTALVYQEVGQPAGDGNERTGPREDSTLTNGIVAMRFDAQDLEFRFAYQSLSRLYDREPAEALDAWPPEAGFDPWYDYYRPPPTLVMIVDAEDQVLWAITSTGWNAPPIRGRDLEEIL
- a CDS encoding secretin N-terminal domain-containing protein is translated as MSELVTTRRIVPGSSSGIAGAGALSATLSPAGPAINATLPAQPLPAFIDTALGEILGVPYALGPGVADRDDIVALRSVRDMEPDTFLGLFGAALAEYGLAIEVQDGMALVVERSDLRSNMPQIIRARARAGVSAPLRPVIQFVEFDYSDAAEMDAILRQAFPDQQELSIQVRRDINSMSLTGLSDRVDAAMQLIGQLDQARFAGAAAVTLSPRNWDASELAQALVDILSLEGYQVGLGTRQVRPLSMLALDQTNQILVFAHNDDTLAHLIATARRLEDAAEREDGARSYVYQVQNTDAEELAGVLRTVLGEASRQTSGPETEAGGDRNASGGSLNSRLAVDTFGNRLIFTGSRNEYDDLTRLLQQLDTPVAEVLVEVTIAEVVFSDSTRFGLEFFLNTLGGDVQIGTQDALGLSSGGLSAVVRSGQVDIEAAANASNSAVNILSTPRVVARSGESAEVQVGTDVPIITSQRAANTQDSGSTDILQSIQYRSTGVLLTVEPRVFSSNRIDLAITQEVSSADENPNQAIGSPIISNRRMTSSITLQDGQTAVLGGLISETVNRGSTGVPLLQDIPLLGNLFKTETFSNDQRVLLVLVTPFILNDRTDRQRIVDAFRGEINDAFVSRIGAGQTFLQHERPMQVSTPDE